The Chitinophagales bacterium genome contains a region encoding:
- a CDS encoding DUF885 domain-containing protein has translation MFQHSIFSPGRFPSQCALVLLLLFAACNTAEKKTTLENSEAAFSAFSERFLDAYWKQNPAAAISVGYGKYYDLLKVPDSTAFAGDVAFSRQYLDSLKQFNYDLLADKNKIDYKIMENQLHSTIWYIDTFKIQEWDPSAYNLSNECYEIIHQDYAPLNERLQMLSSHLKEAGKYFAVALRMIHQPTKEYTALAIHQNTGGLDIFGPSLSDSIRASTLSQADKDTLQKRVDLAVAAIKNYVSALNVMLADKKTTFRSFRIGEALYDSKFKYDIVTDYRPKEIYALAVAAKQQYHHEMFAIANQLWPKYCGTKTKPADSLLLIRTVIDAVSLHHAAPEDFVDTIKKQIAALERFIIRQDLFNYDTAYPLQVRIMPAYMSGVSLASASQAPPYQKNAVTYYNIADLTAVPRERAESQLRENNYWMLSILSIHEGIPGHCLQGVYNSKSPDVLKAVFANGAMVEGWAVYTERMMLENGWKKNEPEMWLMFYKWSLRECCNVIIDYNMQCTDYSKDDFVNLLTKEAFQESAQVEEKYHRAMVSQVQLCSYFTGSTEINALRERYRQQQGSAYSLKDFHEKFLSYGSAPVKFIAELMTGE, from the coding sequence ATGTTTCAGCATTCCATATTCAGCCCCGGCAGATTTCCGTCGCAATGTGCTCTTGTTTTGCTTTTGTTGTTTGCAGCCTGTAATACAGCAGAGAAAAAAACGACCCTGGAAAATTCCGAAGCGGCATTCAGCGCCTTCAGTGAAAGATTCCTGGATGCCTATTGGAAACAGAATCCCGCAGCAGCCATCAGTGTCGGTTATGGGAAATATTACGACTTGCTGAAGGTGCCCGACAGTACAGCATTTGCCGGTGATGTGGCGTTTTCGCGGCAGTATCTTGATTCTTTGAAGCAGTTTAATTACGACCTCCTTGCCGACAAGAACAAGATTGACTACAAAATAATGGAGAACCAGTTGCACAGCACTATCTGGTACATTGACACTTTTAAAATACAGGAATGGGATCCTTCAGCCTATAATCTCAGCAATGAATGCTATGAAATCATCCACCAGGATTATGCTCCGCTGAACGAACGGTTGCAAATGCTTTCCAGCCACCTGAAAGAGGCTGGTAAATATTTTGCCGTTGCCCTTCGCATGATTCACCAGCCAACTAAAGAATATACAGCGCTCGCCATCCATCAGAATACCGGTGGCCTGGATATTTTCGGACCATCCTTGTCGGACTCCATCAGGGCATCCACACTTAGCCAGGCAGACAAAGACACTTTGCAAAAACGGGTTGACCTCGCTGTCGCTGCTATTAAAAATTATGTGAGTGCATTGAATGTTATGCTGGCAGATAAAAAAACAACGTTCAGGAGTTTCCGCATCGGCGAAGCGCTGTACGACAGTAAATTCAAATATGATATAGTTACGGATTACCGGCCGAAGGAAATTTATGCGCTGGCCGTGGCAGCCAAACAGCAATATCACCACGAAATGTTTGCGATTGCCAATCAGCTCTGGCCAAAATACTGTGGCACGAAAACAAAGCCGGCAGACAGCCTGCTGCTGATCAGGACCGTGATTGACGCCGTCTCCTTACACCATGCAGCACCGGAAGATTTTGTTGATACCATTAAAAAGCAAATCGCCGCGCTCGAGCGGTTCATCATCAGGCAGGATCTTTTCAACTACGACACCGCTTATCCGCTGCAGGTGCGTATCATGCCTGCCTATATGAGCGGCGTTTCCCTGGCCAGTGCCAGCCAGGCACCGCCCTATCAAAAAAACGCCGTGACCTATTACAACATTGCCGACCTAACCGCCGTGCCCCGTGAACGTGCGGAAAGCCAGTTGCGCGAAAACAATTACTGGATGCTCAGTATCCTTTCCATTCACGAAGGCATTCCCGGTCATTGCCTGCAAGGTGTGTACAACAGTAAATCGCCGGATGTGTTAAAGGCCGTTTTTGCCAATGGCGCTATGGTGGAAGGATGGGCCGTATATACCGAACGCATGATGCTGGAGAACGGATGGAAGAAAAATGAACCGGAAATGTGGCTCATGTTTTACAAGTGGAGCCTGCGCGAATGCTGTAACGTGATTATTGATTACAACATGCAATGCACTGACTATTCAAAAGATGATTTTGTGAACCTGCTGACCAAAGAAGCTTTCCAGGAAAGTGCACAGGTAGAAGAGAAATATCACCGTGCCATGGTGTCGCAGGTGCAACTGTGTTCCTATTTTACCGGCAGCACAGAGATCAATGCATTGCGTGAACGATACCGGCAACAGCAGGGCAGCGCTTACTCGCTGAAAGATTTTCATGAAAAATTTCTCAGCTACGGAAGTGCTCCGGTAAAATTTATTGCCGAGCTGATGACCGGAGAGTGA
- the infB gene encoding translation initiation factor IF-2: MAEVTTSEVRIQAVAKELNVSWTHLIEHLQKKGFTVESKPTIKISKEMHNLLLRDFSQDRADKLQADKISLGSKIFEKEKEKEAVVTPRKKTEPDAEVLIKNLPPADKKAPAKESTETITPATEKPKEPAPEKQVAELSKTKVEQLEGPKVVGSIDLEKLDQKTKPEKKRATKKGKEKAAEETDATVAPIEQLPAAETPVADTTTPDLPAADAEKEAVSPAAETKTDTPSVEVRKTEYGKLDGPKVIGKLDLDAIKSKPADYSDIIKAGKEKRKRKRIYTSDKPDAAKPGSSATPLAPRGDRPMIKRDDRRPPLRRDAGKRTPLTPNEPQEVSTKEIQEKIRETMARLSGTTKGKSAKAKYRRLKREEAATGTEEVLDGKKVIHVTEFIPVAELANLLNVPVTEVIKTCLNLGIIVSINQRLDAEIIELVSHEFGTDVQFISIEEQDEFDEEEEDDPEDLRPRAPIVTIMGHVDHGKTSLLDYIRQTNVVAGEKGGITQHIGAYEVILPNGKRITFLDTPGHEAFTAMRARGAKITDVAVIVISADDSVMPQTKEAISHAQAAGVPMIFAFNKMDKPGANAEKIREQLAGMNILVEEWGGKFQSQEISAKQGTGVDSLLEKILLEAELLDVKANPDKFSSGTVIEATLDKGRGYVATLLVQEGTLNTGDLIVAGSHFGKIKAMFNERGLRMKTAGPSSPVLVLGLDGAPQAGEKFKEFDDEQEAKQVAYKRQQILREQGIRTKKHITLDEIGRRLALGNFKELNVIVKADFDGSVEALTDSLQKLSTAEIVVNVVHKAVGQITESDVLLASASDAIIIGFQVRPSQSARKIAEKENIEIRLYSIIYDAIDELKSAMEGMLEPKIEEKIVGYADVRDVFKVTKVGTVAGCFMTEGKITRHTKVRLIRDGIVIYSGELASLKRFKDDVKDVTSGQECGIAIKNFNDIKAGDVIEGYEETEVKRTL; the protein is encoded by the coding sequence ATGGCTGAAGTAACAACATCAGAAGTACGCATACAGGCCGTCGCCAAAGAACTGAACGTTAGTTGGACACACCTGATTGAGCATCTCCAGAAAAAGGGTTTTACGGTGGAAAGCAAACCCACTATAAAAATCAGCAAGGAAATGCACAACCTGCTATTGCGCGATTTTTCGCAGGACCGTGCAGATAAGCTGCAGGCTGACAAGATCAGCCTCGGCTCCAAAATTTTCGAAAAGGAGAAAGAGAAAGAAGCTGTTGTTACGCCTAGAAAGAAGACGGAACCGGATGCGGAAGTGCTGATTAAAAACCTTCCTCCGGCCGACAAAAAAGCACCGGCTAAGGAATCCACCGAAACTATCACGCCTGCCACAGAGAAGCCGAAGGAACCCGCACCGGAAAAACAAGTGGCGGAACTTTCAAAAACGAAGGTAGAGCAGCTCGAAGGACCTAAAGTGGTGGGCAGCATCGACCTGGAGAAGTTAGATCAGAAAACAAAACCGGAGAAAAAGCGAGCCACGAAAAAGGGAAAAGAAAAGGCAGCGGAAGAAACCGATGCCACCGTTGCTCCCATAGAACAGTTGCCGGCTGCTGAAACACCTGTTGCCGACACGACGACACCTGATCTGCCTGCCGCAGATGCTGAAAAAGAAGCTGTATCACCGGCTGCTGAAACTAAAACGGATACGCCTTCCGTGGAAGTGAGAAAGACGGAATATGGTAAGCTCGACGGGCCCAAGGTAATCGGCAAGTTAGATCTGGATGCTATTAAGAGCAAACCGGCCGATTATTCCGATATCATTAAGGCAGGAAAAGAAAAACGTAAACGCAAGCGTATCTATACATCCGACAAACCGGATGCAGCAAAACCCGGCTCGTCAGCTACACCGCTGGCACCTCGCGGCGACAGGCCGATGATTAAAAGAGACGATCGCCGTCCGCCATTGCGCCGTGATGCAGGCAAGCGTACACCACTCACACCGAATGAACCGCAGGAGGTATCCACCAAAGAGATACAGGAGAAGATACGGGAAACCATGGCACGCCTCAGTGGCACCACGAAGGGTAAGAGTGCAAAAGCAAAGTATCGCCGTCTGAAGCGGGAAGAAGCCGCAACAGGCACCGAAGAAGTGCTCGATGGAAAAAAAGTGATTCATGTCACCGAATTTATTCCGGTGGCGGAACTGGCCAACCTCCTGAATGTGCCGGTTACGGAAGTCATCAAAACCTGCCTTAACCTTGGTATCATCGTATCCATCAATCAGCGTCTTGACGCTGAAATAATCGAACTGGTTTCGCATGAATTCGGAACAGATGTACAGTTTATCAGTATTGAAGAACAGGATGAATTTGATGAAGAGGAGGAAGATGATCCGGAAGATCTGCGGCCGCGTGCACCTATCGTAACGATTATGGGACACGTTGATCATGGCAAAACCTCTTTGCTCGATTATATCCGGCAAACCAATGTGGTAGCCGGTGAAAAAGGTGGTATCACGCAGCATATCGGCGCTTATGAAGTAATTCTTCCTAACGGGAAACGTATCACGTTTCTCGATACACCCGGCCATGAAGCTTTTACCGCGATGCGTGCGCGCGGTGCCAAGATCACTGATGTTGCGGTGATAGTTATATCAGCCGATGACAGTGTGATGCCGCAGACGAAAGAAGCCATCAGTCATGCACAGGCTGCCGGCGTGCCGATGATTTTTGCTTTCAACAAGATGGATAAACCGGGTGCCAACGCTGAAAAAATAAGGGAACAGCTTGCAGGAATGAATATACTGGTAGAAGAGTGGGGCGGTAAATTCCAGTCACAGGAAATATCAGCCAAGCAGGGAACCGGCGTTGACAGCCTGCTCGAAAAAATCTTGCTAGAGGCGGAACTGCTCGATGTGAAAGCCAATCCTGATAAGTTTTCCAGCGGAACGGTTATAGAAGCAACACTCGACAAAGGCCGCGGTTATGTGGCCACCTTGCTTGTACAGGAAGGAACCTTAAATACCGGCGACCTGATTGTTGCGGGCAGTCACTTTGGTAAAATCAAAGCGATGTTCAATGAGCGCGGGCTACGCATGAAGACTGCAGGGCCATCCTCTCCGGTGCTCGTGCTCGGACTTGATGGCGCTCCGCAGGCAGGCGAAAAGTTTAAGGAATTTGATGATGAGCAGGAAGCCAAACAAGTAGCCTATAAACGCCAGCAGATCCTTCGCGAACAAGGCATCCGTACCAAGAAACATATCACCCTGGATGAAATAGGGCGCCGTCTGGCACTCGGTAACTTCAAGGAATTGAATGTAATCGTGAAGGCAGACTTCGATGGTTCCGTAGAAGCACTCACGGATTCATTGCAGAAACTGTCGACCGCGGAAATTGTGGTGAATGTAGTACACAAAGCCGTAGGGCAGATCACGGAATCTGATGTGTTGCTGGCTTCCGCATCTGATGCCATCATCATCGGCTTCCAGGTACGCCCTTCACAAAGTGCCCGTAAGATTGCAGAGAAGGAAAATATTGAAATCCGCCTTTACTCGATCATCTACGATGCCATTGATGAACTGAAGAGTGCAATGGAAGGTATGCTGGAGCCAAAGATCGAAGAGAAGATCGTCGGTTATGCCGATGTGCGCGATGTGTTTAAAGTGACCAAGGTGGGAACGGTTGCCGGCTGCTTCATGACGGAAGGGAAAATCACACGGCATACAAAGGTGCGCCTCATCCGCGACGGTATTGTAATTTATTCCGGCGAACTGGCATCACTTAAACGCTTTAAAGATGACGTGAAAGATGTCACCAGCGGGCAGGAATGTGGTATTGCCATCAAGAACTTCAATGATATCAAAGCAGGTGATGTGATTGAAGGGTATGAAGAAACAGAGGTTAAGCGGACATTGTAG
- the nusA gene encoding transcription termination factor NusA: MNSQGLVESFSEFKDFKNIDRPTMMKVLEDVFRTLLRKKYGSDDNFDVIVNTEKGDLEIWRRRTIVEDGTVEDPNMQIELSEAIRLEPDYSVGEEAIEEITLESFGRRAILTAKQTLASRVSELEKEELYKKYQDRVGEIITGEVYQVWKKETLLLDDEGNELVLPKNEQIPSDFFKKGDNVRAVVKGVDMKNNTPLVMLSRSDNAFLAKLLEQEVPEIFDGLIMIKRIAREPGERAKVAVESYDDRIDPVGACVGMKGSRIHGIVRELHNENIDIINYTNNTQLFITRALTPSKISSMEIDEENKRAYVYLKPDQVSLAIGKGGLNIKLASRITGYNIDVFRDVQDEEYDIDLDEFSDEIDGWIIDTLKGIGCDTAKSVLELSRDELVRRSDLEEETINELLRILRSEFDTEGKK, encoded by the coding sequence ATGAACAGCCAAGGACTAGTTGAATCATTCTCAGAATTCAAGGATTTTAAAAACATCGACCGGCCCACCATGATGAAGGTGCTGGAAGATGTGTTTCGTACCCTGCTCCGGAAAAAATATGGTTCCGACGATAACTTCGATGTAATTGTAAACACCGAAAAAGGAGATCTTGAAATCTGGCGCCGCCGCACTATTGTGGAAGACGGCACCGTGGAAGATCCTAACATGCAAATTGAACTGAGCGAAGCCATACGCCTCGAGCCCGACTATTCCGTTGGTGAAGAAGCCATTGAAGAAATCACCCTGGAATCATTTGGCCGCCGCGCCATTCTTACTGCCAAACAAACACTGGCATCAAGGGTGTCTGAACTGGAAAAGGAAGAGCTCTATAAAAAATACCAGGATCGTGTGGGCGAAATCATCACCGGTGAGGTATACCAGGTATGGAAAAAAGAAACACTGCTGCTCGATGATGAAGGCAATGAGCTGGTGCTTCCGAAAAACGAACAGATACCCTCCGACTTCTTCAAAAAAGGAGATAACGTGCGGGCTGTGGTGAAAGGGGTTGATATGAAGAACAACACGCCATTGGTTATGCTGTCACGCAGCGACAATGCCTTCCTCGCAAAACTGCTGGAACAGGAAGTGCCGGAAATATTTGACGGACTGATCATGATCAAACGCATCGCGCGTGAGCCGGGCGAACGCGCAAAGGTGGCTGTTGAATCATACGATGACCGTATTGATCCGGTAGGTGCCTGCGTAGGTATGAAGGGTTCCCGCATTCATGGCATCGTGCGCGAACTGCATAATGAGAATATCGACATCATCAACTATACCAACAATACACAGCTTTTCATTACGCGCGCGCTGACACCATCGAAAATTTCCTCCATGGAAATCGATGAAGAAAATAAACGCGCCTATGTGTATCTGAAGCCCGACCAGGTTTCACTGGCTATCGGCAAAGGCGGCCTGAATATCAAACTCGCGAGCAGGATCACCGGCTACAACATCGACGTGTTCCGTGATGTGCAGGATGAAGAGTATGATATTGATCTCGATGAATTCTCAGATGAAATCGATGGCTGGATCATTGATACGCTGAAGGGCATCGGTTGCGACACTGCCAAGAGCGTACTCGAACTGAGCCGCGATGAACTGGTACGCCGCAGCGATCTGGAAGAAGAAACGATCAATGAACTATTACGAATCCTGCGTTCTGAGTTTGACACGGAAGGCAAGAAATAG
- a CDS encoding ribosome maturation factor has protein sequence MIDLEERIRELLATLLPEKDSYLVELKVRKGQLVQVFVDRDPHITIEDCAWISRGLQKELDKDFPFSAQHTLEVSSPGMGEPLKVLRQYKKCVGREVDVLLLSGSKKTGTLLYADEDKIIVEEISGKLKDKTLLQTEIPFLQIKSTNVIIKF, from the coding sequence ATGATTGACCTGGAAGAACGGATCAGGGAATTGCTGGCAACACTGCTGCCTGAAAAGGACAGCTACCTCGTAGAACTGAAAGTACGAAAAGGGCAGCTCGTGCAGGTATTTGTTGACCGCGACCCGCATATCACCATTGAAGATTGTGCCTGGATCAGCCGCGGGTTGCAAAAGGAGCTCGACAAAGACTTTCCTTTTTCAGCACAACATACACTGGAGGTATCATCGCCCGGCATGGGCGAACCGCTGAAGGTACTGCGGCAATACAAGAAGTGTGTGGGACGGGAAGTTGACGTGCTGTTACTTTCAGGTAGCAAGAAAACAGGTACCCTGCTGTATGCTGATGAAGACAAAATCATCGTGGAAGAAATCAGCGGCAAACTGAAAGACAAGACGCTTTTGCAGACGGAGATTCCCTTTTTACAAATCAAATCAACCAACGTAATCATCAAATTTTAA
- a CDS encoding sulfatase-like hydrolase/transferase, with product MASAQQPNILVIVLDDARYGMFQPNGGPAFFNTPSINRIAEEGVNFRFMGATSSVCVPSRASMYTGLYAHHHGAFDNGTSPKPGLTYVSSILRDAGYYTGFIGKWLLGKKLPDTPQGFDYWAITDDDEHLDPPIHFNDSSTINYTGHDAVIYTNLAIDFLDNKVPQGEPWLLCLFHRVPHLPYEPISTEDSLYQFAAVDVPENFQPYHGDFPSYLYPGHQFEGDSATLVQSIRDYYETCHAAEYSVNRLLAHLDSIHVLDSTLIIFSSDNGYMMGEHDLEKKTLSYDESLRLPLFIRYPAWFAAGSVVTDEFAANIDFAPTMLEAAGIPDTFNMDGVSLHQLAEGQVHRKDFFLENYTDNGNNWEAIRSMDYLYIYSYCSSLTEEFFDLTADPEENHNLIMNPSYANLIQQYRMKRDSIRLATNDTIYPSLQNCSLESEFYLDADSDGFGNPQTFIRSAVATNGYVANNIDCNDDPLSEGALFHPGAAERANGLDDDCDGLTDETSVFYVDADLDGFGTTMATVVAIEAPYGFSADSTDCNDDPYAGGAGVFPGAPEMPNFADDNCNGLIDEVFVYQDADHDGYGNPFAVANAQDSLMGYVADNTDCNDSFQAGGATIHPGATDLCNGIDDDCNGLVDDYKIVATISPAGAVSVCNSTEVVFVANTGTGISYQWLKNGAAINGATGSSYATTKHGDYQVTESNSFSCLSTSPKTTMSTMNKPAATITPLSSLDICGTGSVKLQANSGSDLSYQWKKGSTLITGATKKTYTATATGTYKVIVTKSNGCEKISDGVKVTNSCKEILEGATSRDETFLLYPNPAGQLVTVYFSLDDAMLNFDAIISVKDMTGREIFRKEERLINGVLLTELEPWNNAANGMYLVTVSIQDNAFNGKSREWMKPVVYQH from the coding sequence ATGGCATCAGCACAGCAGCCCAATATCCTGGTCATAGTGCTTGACGATGCACGGTATGGCATGTTTCAGCCGAATGGCGGTCCTGCATTTTTTAATACACCTTCCATCAACAGGATTGCTGAAGAAGGAGTGAACTTCCGGTTCATGGGCGCAACAAGCTCCGTGTGTGTGCCCAGCAGGGCGTCAATGTATACCGGTTTGTATGCGCATCATCATGGTGCGTTCGACAATGGCACTTCGCCCAAACCCGGACTAACTTATGTGTCTTCGATTCTTCGTGACGCAGGCTACTATACGGGCTTTATCGGAAAATGGCTGCTCGGAAAAAAACTGCCGGACACACCACAGGGCTTTGATTACTGGGCGATAACAGATGATGATGAACATCTTGATCCACCCATCCATTTTAATGACAGCAGTACGATCAACTACACAGGGCACGATGCCGTGATTTATACCAACCTCGCCATTGATTTTCTTGATAACAAGGTGCCGCAGGGAGAGCCATGGCTGCTGTGCCTCTTTCACCGTGTTCCTCACCTTCCCTATGAACCTATCAGCACAGAAGACAGCCTGTACCAGTTCGCAGCGGTTGATGTGCCGGAAAACTTTCAGCCATATCATGGCGATTTTCCATCTTACCTGTATCCAGGCCATCAGTTTGAAGGCGATTCCGCCACACTCGTGCAGTCGATACGCGATTATTATGAAACCTGTCATGCCGCAGAGTATAGCGTAAACAGGCTGCTCGCACATCTCGATTCAATCCATGTGCTCGACAGTACGCTGATTATTTTCTCCAGTGATAATGGATACATGATGGGCGAACATGATCTTGAGAAAAAAACACTCTCTTATGATGAATCATTGCGGCTGCCGCTGTTTATCCGTTACCCGGCATGGTTTGCTGCCGGCAGCGTGGTAACCGATGAGTTTGCGGCGAACATTGATTTTGCGCCAACCATGCTGGAAGCCGCAGGTATTCCCGATACATTTAATATGGATGGCGTATCGCTGCACCAGCTGGCGGAGGGCCAGGTGCACCGCAAGGATTTTTTTCTCGAGAATTATACTGATAATGGTAACAACTGGGAAGCCATACGATCGATGGATTATTTATACATCTACAGTTATTGCAGCTCGCTCACCGAGGAATTTTTTGACCTTACTGCTGATCCGGAAGAAAACCACAACCTGATCATGAATCCGTCTTATGCAAACCTCATTCAGCAATACAGGATGAAACGCGACAGTATCCGGCTTGCTACAAATGATACTATCTATCCGTCATTGCAAAACTGCAGCCTTGAATCTGAATTTTACCTGGATGCTGACAGTGACGGATTTGGTAATCCGCAAACGTTTATCAGATCGGCCGTAGCAACGAACGGTTACGTGGCCAACAACATCGATTGCAATGATGATCCGTTATCCGAAGGTGCATTGTTTCACCCCGGAGCAGCGGAACGCGCAAATGGTTTGGATGATGACTGTGACGGACTGACGGATGAGACTTCGGTATTTTATGTTGATGCCGACCTGGATGGATTTGGGACTACCATGGCAACAGTGGTCGCCATCGAAGCGCCTTATGGGTTTTCGGCCGACAGCACGGATTGTAATGATGATCCGTATGCCGGAGGTGCCGGCGTTTTTCCCGGGGCACCGGAGATGCCCAATTTTGCTGATGACAATTGTAACGGTTTGATCGATGAAGTATTTGTTTACCAGGATGCCGACCATGATGGCTATGGAAATCCGTTTGCGGTAGCAAATGCGCAAGATTCGCTGATGGGTTATGTTGCAGATAACACTGACTGCAATGATAGTTTCCAGGCCGGAGGAGCAACGATTCATCCCGGCGCTACAGATCTGTGCAATGGCATTGACGATGACTGCAACGGCCTTGTGGATGATTATAAAATTGTGGCCACCATCAGCCCGGCAGGAGCCGTTTCCGTTTGCAACAGCACGGAAGTTGTGTTTGTTGCCAATACCGGAACCGGCATCAGTTATCAATGGCTGAAAAATGGCGCAGCCATCAACGGTGCCACCGGAAGCAGTTATGCAACCACCAAACATGGCGACTACCAGGTTACGGAAAGCAACAGCTTCAGTTGCCTTTCCACTTCGCCGAAAACCACCATGAGTACGATGAACAAACCGGCTGCCACCATCACGCCCCTGAGCAGCCTCGATATCTGCGGTACCGGTTCAGTGAAGCTGCAGGCAAACAGCGGATCTGATCTCAGCTATCAGTGGAAGAAAGGCAGCACACTGATAACTGGTGCGACCAAAAAAACATATACAGCCACGGCCACCGGCACTTACAAAGTTATTGTCACTAAAAGCAACGGTTGCGAAAAAATTTCCGATGGTGTTAAGGTGACCAATTCCTGTAAAGAAATCCTGGAAGGTGCTACCTCACGGGATGAAACATTTCTGCTGTATCCCAATCCGGCAGGGCAGCTGGTTACGGTTTATTTTTCACTGGATGATGCAATGCTGAACTTCGATGCAATCATCAGCGTGAAAGACATGACCGGGCGGGAAATATTCCGTAAAGAAGAAAGGTTGATTAATGGCGTGTTACTCACAGAGCTGGAACCATGGAATAATGCAGCAAATGGCATGTACCTCGTTACGGTATCCATACAGGATAATGCATTTAATGGCAAAAGCAGGGAGTGGATGAAACCGGTCGTTTACCAACATTAA
- a CDS encoding response regulator transcription factor, translating to MKTKLLYVEDEVNLGRIVSETLLQQGFDVLLIKDGAKVIESCISFSPDICVLDVMLPHIDGYELGKKIRERFSQLPIIFLTAKTQTNDVVKGFESGGTDYMRKPFSMGELIARINNQLQLVNRQVVPDGNEEIPLSAFTFYPKKLELHRDGYVIKLSSREAEILQLLAAHVNRPLERKMLLMRVWGDDSFFHSRNLDVYIRKLRGYFQEDSGVEIITLKGKGYQFMVEK from the coding sequence ATGAAGACCAAGCTGCTCTATGTGGAAGATGAAGTGAATCTTGGACGCATTGTTTCTGAAACACTGCTGCAACAGGGTTTTGATGTACTGCTTATAAAAGACGGCGCCAAAGTGATTGAAAGCTGCATTTCTTTTTCACCTGACATTTGTGTGCTGGATGTGATGTTACCACACATAGACGGATATGAACTTGGCAAAAAAATACGTGAAAGATTTTCTCAGCTGCCCATCATTTTTCTCACCGCAAAAACACAAACCAATGATGTGGTAAAGGGATTTGAATCGGGTGGAACCGACTATATGCGTAAGCCATTCAGTATGGGTGAACTTATCGCGCGCATAAATAATCAGCTGCAGCTGGTCAACAGGCAAGTTGTTCCTGATGGCAATGAAGAGATTCCATTAAGTGCCTTTACTTTTTATCCGAAAAAACTGGAGTTGCACCGTGACGGTTACGTCATTAAACTTTCTAGCAGGGAAGCTGAAATTTTACAACTCCTCGCCGCACATGTCAACAGGCCGCTGGAACGCAAAATGCTGCTGATGCGCGTCTGGGGCGACGATTCTTTTTTTCATTCCCGGAACCTTGATGTTTATATCCGCAAGTTGCGCGGTTATTTTCAAGAAGACAGCGGCGTTGAAATAATCACCCTGAAAGGAAAAGGGTATCAGTTTATGGTGGAAAAATGA